A single window of Methylocella tundrae DNA harbors:
- the infB gene encoding translation initiation factor IF-2: MSETKNPGDHTLSVSPTKTLSLKRPVEAGIVRQSFSHGRSKAVVVEKVKRRALGSEPHPLRESAAPEPAQPAVAPQPPRPQQQQKPQRPQGGPPRSSSGVILRSLTEEEREARSRALSGAHEREIEERKRAEIEAKAREEREAREREERAAAEARKREEEARRVLEAESKRRSEQEAKRRLAGGEPAPAPTGGAPRKAPAPVSAPASTTPAGAPAAQAQPGPAGLAAVARPASAEEDEAKRIIRRPGMPTKVIVARPVKGAEQKSRGRLTVASATGDEEERTRSIAAFRRRTQRLKGHVSETKEKLAREVVLPETITIQELANRMSERAVDVIKLMMKQGQMAKITDVIDADTAQLIAEELGHTVKRVAESDVEEGLFDTPDADGHQVPRPPVVTIMGHVDHGKTSLLDAMRHANVVSGEAGGITQHIGAYQIVASNGLPVTFIDTPGHAAFTAMRARGAKVTDIVVLVVAADDGVMPQTAEAIAHARAANVPIIVAINKIDKPDAKPERVRSELLQYEVQVESLGGDTLEVEVSATKKINLDKLVDLIALQAELLDLKANPDRPAEGTVIEARLDKGRGPVATVLVQRGTLRVGDLIVGGSQWGKVRALLDDKGEARHEAGPSMPVEVLGFSGSPEAGDRVAVVENEARAREIAEYRDRQKREQAAARGNLARGSLADMMSQLKTAGRKEFPLVIKGDVQGSVEAIIATLEKLNTDEVAARVIHAGVGGITESDVTLAEASGAALIGFNVRAHKEGRQLAEQSGLEIRYYNIIYNLVDDVKAAMSGLLAPTLREEMLGNAEILEVFNISKVGKVAGCRVTDGTVQRGANVRLIRDNVVVHEGKLSTLKRFKDEVKEVVAGQECGMAFESYQDMRAGDVIECYRIEEIQRSL; the protein is encoded by the coding sequence ATGAGTGAAACGAAGAACCCTGGTGACCATACGCTGAGCGTTTCCCCGACCAAGACGCTGTCGCTGAAGCGTCCGGTCGAGGCTGGCATTGTGCGCCAGAGCTTTTCGCATGGTCGCAGCAAGGCGGTCGTCGTCGAGAAGGTAAAGCGCCGCGCGCTGGGAAGCGAGCCGCACCCGCTGCGCGAGAGCGCCGCGCCGGAGCCGGCTCAGCCCGCCGTCGCGCCGCAGCCGCCGCGTCCGCAACAGCAACAGAAGCCGCAGCGTCCGCAGGGCGGGCCGCCGCGCTCGTCGTCCGGCGTCATCCTGCGGTCGCTGACGGAGGAGGAGCGCGAGGCGCGCTCCCGCGCTCTGTCGGGGGCGCATGAACGCGAGATCGAAGAGCGCAAGCGCGCTGAAATCGAAGCCAAGGCCCGTGAGGAGCGCGAGGCGCGCGAACGCGAGGAGCGCGCCGCCGCCGAAGCGCGCAAGCGCGAGGAGGAAGCGCGCCGCGTTCTCGAGGCGGAATCGAAGCGCAGGTCGGAACAGGAAGCCAAGCGGCGCCTCGCCGGTGGCGAACCCGCGCCGGCTCCAACGGGCGGGGCGCCGCGCAAAGCGCCGGCCCCCGTCTCGGCGCCAGCCTCAACCACGCCGGCGGGCGCGCCGGCCGCGCAGGCTCAGCCAGGACCGGCCGGCCTCGCCGCCGTCGCCCGCCCCGCGTCGGCCGAGGAAGACGAGGCCAAACGCATCATCCGCCGTCCGGGCATGCCGACGAAGGTCATCGTCGCTCGCCCGGTCAAGGGCGCCGAGCAAAAGAGCCGCGGCCGTCTCACTGTCGCCAGCGCGACGGGGGACGAAGAAGAGCGCACGCGCTCGATCGCGGCCTTCCGCCGCCGCACCCAGCGGCTGAAGGGCCATGTCAGCGAGACCAAGGAAAAGCTGGCGCGCGAAGTCGTCCTGCCTGAGACGATCACCATCCAGGAACTCGCCAACCGCATGTCGGAGCGCGCTGTCGACGTCATCAAGCTGATGATGAAGCAGGGCCAGATGGCGAAGATCACCGATGTGATCGACGCCGATACGGCGCAGCTGATCGCCGAGGAACTCGGCCACACGGTCAAACGTGTCGCCGAATCCGACGTGGAAGAAGGCCTGTTCGATACGCCGGACGCCGACGGACATCAGGTTCCGCGCCCGCCGGTCGTCACGATCATGGGCCATGTCGATCACGGCAAGACCTCGCTGCTCGATGCGATGCGCCACGCCAATGTCGTTTCGGGCGAGGCGGGCGGCATTACGCAGCACATCGGCGCCTATCAGATCGTCGCGTCCAACGGACTGCCAGTGACCTTCATCGACACGCCCGGCCACGCCGCCTTCACGGCGATGCGCGCGCGCGGCGCCAAGGTCACCGATATCGTCGTGCTGGTCGTCGCCGCCGATGATGGCGTGATGCCGCAGACGGCTGAAGCCATCGCCCACGCCCGCGCCGCGAATGTGCCGATCATCGTGGCGATCAACAAGATCGACAAGCCGGACGCCAAGCCCGAGCGAGTGCGCAGCGAATTGCTGCAGTATGAAGTGCAGGTCGAATCGCTCGGCGGCGACACGCTCGAGGTCGAGGTTTCGGCGACGAAGAAGATCAATCTCGACAAGCTCGTCGACCTCATCGCCCTGCAGGCCGAACTGCTCGACCTCAAGGCGAACCCCGATCGTCCCGCCGAAGGAACTGTCATCGAGGCGCGGCTCGACAAGGGCCGCGGTCCCGTTGCGACCGTGCTGGTGCAGCGCGGCACGCTGCGGGTCGGAGACCTCATCGTCGGCGGTTCGCAATGGGGCAAGGTGCGCGCCCTGCTCGACGACAAGGGCGAGGCGCGGCACGAGGCCGGTCCGTCGATGCCGGTCGAGGTTCTGGGCTTCTCGGGTTCGCCCGAGGCCGGTGATCGCGTCGCCGTGGTGGAGAATGAAGCAAGAGCCCGCGAAATCGCCGAATATCGCGACCGCCAGAAGCGCGAGCAGGCCGCGGCGCGGGGCAATCTGGCGCGCGGTTCGCTCGCCGACATGATGAGCCAGCTGAAGACGGCGGGGCGCAAGGAGTTCCCGCTCGTCATCAAAGGCGACGTCCAGGGTTCGGTCGAGGCGATTATCGCAACGCTCGAGAAGCTCAACACGGATGAAGTCGCGGCGCGCGTCATTCACGCGGGCGTCGGCGGCATCACCGAATCCGACGTCACTTTGGCCGAGGCTTCGGGAGCGGCGCTGATCGGCTTCAACGTTCGCGCCCATAAGGAAGGGCGCCAGCTGGCCGAACAGTCAGGTCTGGAAATCCGCTACTACAACATCATCTATAATCTCGTTGATGATGTAAAAGCCGCGATGTCCGGCCTTCTCGCGCCCACTTTGCGCGAGGAAATGCTTGGCAACGCGGAAATACTCGAGGTTTTCAATATTTCGAAAGTCGGCAAGGTGGCCGGCTGCCGGGTCACGGATGGAACCGTGCAGCGCGGCGCCAATGTCCGGCTCATCCGCGACAATGTGGTCGTGCACGAAGGCAAGCTATCGACGCTCAAGCGCTTCAAGGACGAGGTCAAGGAAGTCGTCGCCGGTCAGGAGTGCGGCATGGCTTTCGAGAGCTACCAGGACATGCGCGCGGGCGACGTCATCGAATGCTATCGCATCGAGGAGATTCAGCGCTCGCTGTAA
- a CDS encoding RNA-binding protein: MLAEVEPSDSETGPERTCIVTRTKGPPGDMIRFVVGPGDVVVPDIRQKLPGRGVWVTASELRVAEAVKRQAFARGFKKKVLASEDLPAEIEALLTRDCLQALSIANKAGQIVAGFGKVEEAITGGSIAGLVHAADGGADGARKLGQSLRRRFGEGAVRPRIALFRSDQLDLALGRANVIHAALLSGSASEAFLARCRRLEMYRPAALEPRPADLGLEEDSD; encoded by the coding sequence ATGCTGGCGGAAGTCGAACCGAGCGATAGCGAGACGGGACCGGAGCGAACCTGCATCGTCACGCGGACGAAGGGTCCGCCGGGGGACATGATTCGATTTGTCGTCGGCCCGGGCGATGTCGTCGTTCCGGACATCAGGCAGAAATTGCCCGGGCGCGGCGTATGGGTTACAGCCAGCGAGCTTCGGGTCGCGGAAGCAGTGAAAAGGCAAGCTTTCGCGCGCGGCTTCAAAAAGAAGGTGCTCGCGTCTGAAGATTTGCCGGCGGAGATCGAGGCTTTGCTGACGCGAGATTGCTTGCAGGCGCTGTCGATCGCCAATAAAGCGGGGCAGATCGTAGCGGGGTTTGGCAAGGTCGAGGAAGCGATCACGGGCGGCTCCATCGCGGGATTGGTCCACGCGGCGGATGGCGGAGCCGACGGGGCGCGCAAGCTGGGGCAGAGTCTGCGGCGGCGTTTCGGAGAGGGAGCTGTAAGGCCGCGCATCGCACTCTTTCGTTCAGATCAATTGGATTTGGCGTTAGGGCGGGCTAATGTGATACATGCAGCTTTACTGTCGGGATCCGCGAGCGAGGCCTTTCTCGCACGTTGCCGCCGGTTGGAGATGTATCGTCCGGCGGCGCTGGAGCCGCGGCCGGCGGATTTGGGTTTGGAAGAAGATAGCGATTGA
- the truB gene encoding tRNA pseudouridine(55) synthase TruB, with the protein MSAPRSTRKDIDGWVILDKPVGMTSTHAVSRLKRIFNAKKAGHAGTLDPLASGILPVAFGEATKTVPFVQDGEKAYRFTVRFGAETDTDDSDGKIVAQSELRPERAEILARLPQFIGTIEQTPPAFSAIKINGERAYDLARDGETPQLVARPVTIHALDLVSADEDEAVFEARCGKGTYVRAIARDLGRLLGCFGHVTALRRTRVGPFTEADAIALSDLEESGVEAQAMRRVEAGLMELPRVIVDRDAAAKLRRGQSILLRGADAPMDGSAYAACGGVVIAVGAVEKGELVPGRVFNLPF; encoded by the coding sequence ATGAGCGCTCCCCGATCCACGCGTAAGGACATTGATGGCTGGGTCATCCTCGACAAGCCCGTCGGCATGACCTCGACCCATGCCGTCTCCCGGCTGAAACGCATTTTCAACGCCAAAAAGGCCGGCCATGCGGGCACGCTCGATCCGCTGGCGTCGGGGATTTTGCCGGTCGCTTTCGGCGAGGCGACGAAGACCGTCCCTTTCGTGCAGGACGGTGAGAAGGCTTATCGTTTCACCGTGCGGTTTGGCGCCGAAACGGATACGGACGATTCCGACGGCAAAATCGTCGCGCAATCGGAGCTGCGGCCGGAGCGGGCGGAGATTCTTGCGAGACTGCCGCAATTCATCGGCACGATCGAGCAGACGCCGCCGGCCTTTTCCGCGATCAAGATCAACGGCGAACGCGCCTATGACCTCGCCCGCGATGGCGAAACGCCCCAGCTCGTGGCCCGGCCAGTCACGATCCATGCGCTGGATCTCGTCAGCGCCGATGAGGACGAGGCCGTTTTCGAGGCGCGCTGCGGCAAGGGCACCTATGTGCGCGCCATCGCCCGCGATCTCGGCCGGCTGCTGGGCTGTTTCGGTCACGTCACCGCATTACGCCGGACCCGAGTCGGCCCGTTCACCGAGGCGGACGCGATCGCCTTGAGCGATCTCGAGGAGAGCGGCGTCGAGGCGCAGGCGATGCGCCGCGTCGAGGCGGGGCTAATGGAATTGCCGCGAGTCATCGTCGATCGCGATGCGGCCGCCAAGCTTCGTCGCGGGCAATCGATTTTGCTCCGCGGCGCCGATGCGCCGATGGACGGCTCCGCCTATGCGGCCTGCGGCGGCGTCGTCATTGCCGTCGGCGCTGTCGAAAAGGGCGAGCTGGTGCCAGGACGAGTTTTCAACCTGCCCTTTTAG
- the rbfA gene encoding 30S ribosome-binding factor RbfA → MLRVGELVRHAMSELLTRSDINDPALEGKVITIPDVRMSPDLKLATVYVMPLGGESAADVLMALERHKKFLRGEIARRVSLRFAPDVRFKADPSFDHSGRIDALLNTPKVKQDLVDQALDAEPEDHPADKGE, encoded by the coding sequence ATGCTGCGCGTCGGCGAACTTGTGCGCCACGCCATGTCGGAACTGCTCACGCGTTCGGACATCAATGATCCTGCGCTCGAAGGCAAGGTGATAACCATTCCCGACGTGCGCATGAGCCCGGACCTTAAGCTCGCCACCGTCTATGTGATGCCGCTCGGCGGGGAGAGCGCAGCCGACGTGCTGATGGCGCTCGAACGCCACAAGAAATTTCTGCGCGGAGAGATCGCCCGGCGCGTCAGCCTGAGGTTCGCCCCGGACGTCCGCTTCAAAGCCGATCCCAGCTTCGACCACAGCGGCAGGATCGACGCTTTGCTCAATACGCCGAAGGTCAAGCAGGATCTGGTCGATCAGGCCCTCGACGCCGAGCCCGAGGACCATCCGGCGGATAAGGGCGAATGA
- a CDS encoding tetratricopeptide repeat protein, protein MAATEGERKSAAGRGEDELWPVPADQSLTLALEYFRAGRHRAAEEIYAKILAVEPDQCVCLHHLGLIAHHRGNHEAAAELVSRAIASKPDYVEALSNLGAIYRALGRTDAAIAAIDRAIALQPDFAQAHSNLGNVLEDQGRLVDALTAYRRAGSLNPGFVQAYANAANILRKLGRQEEAIAVCEEIIAHRPDAPEPYFSLGNILKELRQPGRAIAAYQRAVALRPNFAEVYVNLGNALQSQSAFDDAIEAYSQAILLRPTMADAHANKGAALEALGRLPEAIASFRVAVEIDPQLVDIRIWLHHKRRAICDWDGIEAEEAELLKFMESGSSAPHPFSILSMATSPALQLRVARAAAAGFAIQPPDFAPRRAEASARKLRIGYLSNDFCRHATAILVAELFELHDRARFEITAYSHGPDDHSEIGARLRKAFDHFVDLRALSDDEAARRIHADGIDILIDMKGYTSGARTGIPARRPAPVQASFIGFPGTMGADFIDYIIADPFVLPMDQQSAFVEKIVQLPHCYQPNDTRRLIADVTPTRAQCGLPERGFVFCSFNNSYKLTPAFFDIWMRLLRAAPGSVLWLLEANALVKENLRRQASQRGVDPDRLVFAPRIPSPEHLARHRLADLFLDTLPYNAHTTASDALWAGLPVLTCAGDTFAGRVAGSLLHAVGLPELITASLDDYEALAGKLSCGDPRLLQGLRHKLLGARLASPLFDSARYARHFEAALTQMWENHRDGGAPRAFAVTDVGETAPPAPSIQRVRYRACPLCGGGDIPAILGADCTKHALYQPALPPVINWHECKGCGHVFTEGYFDAAAAEVIFSKTHQNQIVGNDMERQRPVSARMVERVARRAATGRWLDVGFGNGSLLFTAEEWGFTPVGLDLRKENVAALRTLGYEAHCASIEELDHEQRYSVVSMADVLEHMAFPKAGLLAARALLRPGGALFLSMPNADNMVWRLLHANKVNPYWGEIEHYHNFTRKRLYALLEEHGFQPVEYGVSERYRVCMEVVAVKSG, encoded by the coding sequence ATGGCAGCAACAGAGGGCGAACGCAAATCAGCGGCGGGGCGGGGCGAAGACGAACTTTGGCCGGTCCCAGCCGATCAATCCCTGACGCTGGCGCTGGAATATTTTCGCGCCGGACGTCACCGGGCGGCCGAGGAGATCTACGCCAAGATCCTCGCGGTCGAGCCGGACCAGTGCGTCTGCCTCCATCATCTCGGGCTGATCGCGCATCATCGGGGCAATCATGAGGCCGCCGCGGAGCTTGTTTCGCGCGCGATCGCGTCGAAGCCTGATTATGTCGAAGCATTATCCAATCTTGGCGCAATTTATCGCGCCCTTGGGCGCACCGATGCGGCGATCGCGGCGATCGACCGGGCGATCGCCTTGCAGCCTGATTTCGCGCAGGCCCATTCCAATCTCGGCAATGTCCTCGAGGATCAGGGGCGCCTCGTTGACGCGCTGACCGCCTACCGCCGGGCGGGATCGCTCAATCCCGGCTTCGTCCAGGCCTACGCCAACGCCGCCAACATCCTGCGTAAGCTCGGGCGGCAGGAAGAAGCGATTGCCGTCTGCGAGGAGATCATCGCGCATCGTCCGGATGCTCCCGAACCTTATTTCAGCCTTGGCAATATTCTGAAGGAGCTGCGCCAGCCGGGGCGGGCGATCGCGGCCTATCAACGCGCCGTCGCGCTGCGGCCCAATTTCGCCGAGGTCTACGTCAATCTCGGCAACGCGCTGCAGAGCCAGAGCGCGTTTGACGATGCGATCGAAGCCTATTCGCAAGCCATTCTTTTACGTCCGACGATGGCGGACGCTCACGCCAACAAGGGCGCGGCTTTGGAGGCGCTCGGCCGGCTGCCGGAAGCGATCGCCAGTTTTCGCGTCGCCGTGGAGATCGATCCTCAACTCGTCGATATCCGCATCTGGCTGCATCACAAGCGCCGCGCCATCTGCGACTGGGACGGGATTGAAGCGGAAGAGGCTGAGCTGCTGAAATTCATGGAGTCCGGAAGCTCGGCGCCGCATCCTTTCTCGATCCTCAGCATGGCGACGAGTCCCGCGCTGCAGTTGCGCGTCGCACGCGCCGCGGCCGCAGGATTTGCAATCCAGCCGCCCGATTTCGCCCCGAGGCGGGCGGAGGCCTCCGCGCGCAAGCTGCGGATCGGCTATCTGTCCAATGATTTTTGCCGTCACGCCACCGCCATTCTCGTCGCCGAACTCTTCGAACTGCACGACCGCGCGCGATTCGAGATCACGGCCTATTCACATGGTCCGGACGATCACAGCGAGATCGGCGCGCGCCTCAGAAAGGCGTTCGATCATTTCGTCGACCTGCGCGCTCTCTCAGACGACGAGGCGGCGCGCCGCATTCATGCCGACGGGATCGACATTCTGATCGACATGAAGGGCTATACCTCCGGCGCGCGAACGGGAATTCCGGCGCGGCGGCCAGCGCCCGTGCAGGCGAGCTTCATCGGCTTTCCGGGCACGATGGGGGCCGACTTCATCGATTACATTATCGCCGATCCGTTCGTCCTTCCGATGGATCAGCAAAGCGCCTTCGTCGAAAAAATCGTCCAGCTGCCGCATTGCTATCAGCCGAATGACACGCGCCGCCTCATCGCCGACGTGACGCCGACGCGTGCGCAATGCGGACTTCCCGAGCGCGGCTTCGTCTTCTGCTCATTCAACAACAGCTACAAGCTGACGCCGGCTTTCTTCGATATATGGATGCGTCTTCTTCGCGCGGCCCCTGGCAGCGTTCTTTGGCTGCTCGAAGCAAATGCGCTGGTCAAAGAGAATCTGCGCCGGCAAGCGAGCCAGCGCGGCGTTGACCCCGACCGGCTGGTCTTCGCGCCGCGTATTCCTTCGCCCGAGCATCTTGCAAGGCACCGTCTCGCCGATCTTTTTCTCGATACGCTTCCATATAACGCGCATACGACGGCGAGCGACGCGCTCTGGGCGGGGCTGCCGGTTTTGACATGCGCGGGCGACACATTCGCTGGTCGCGTCGCGGGCAGTCTTTTACATGCCGTCGGCCTGCCCGAACTCATCACGGCGTCTCTTGACGACTATGAAGCGCTGGCGGGAAAGCTGTCCTGCGGCGATCCGCGCCTCCTGCAGGGTCTTCGCCACAAGCTGCTCGGCGCGAGACTGGCTTCGCCTCTGTTCGACAGCGCGCGCTATGCGCGGCATTTCGAGGCCGCCCTGACGCAGATGTGGGAGAATCATCGCGACGGGGGCGCGCCGCGCGCTTTCGCGGTAACGGATGTCGGCGAAACGGCGCCGCCCGCGCCCTCGATCCAAAGGGTTCGCTACCGCGCGTGCCCGCTTTGCGGCGGCGGCGACATACCAGCCATTCTCGGCGCCGACTGCACCAAACACGCCCTCTACCAGCCGGCGTTGCCGCCGGTGATCAACTGGCATGAGTGCAAAGGCTGCGGGCATGTCTTCACGGAAGGGTACTTCGACGCCGCAGCGGCGGAGGTGATCTTCTCCAAAACGCATCAAAATCAGATTGTCGGCAATGACATGGAGCGCCAGCGCCCAGTTTCCGCCCGCATGGTCGAGCGCGTCGCAAGGCGCGCCGCGACAGGCCGTTGGCTCGATGTCGGCTTTGGCAACGGCTCGCTTCTGTTCACGGCGGAGGAATGGGGCTTTACGCCGGTTGGACTTGATCTGCGCAAAGAGAATGTCGCGGCGCTGAGGACGCTTGGCTATGAGGCGCACTGCGCGTCGATCGAGGAACTCGATCACGAGCAGCGCTACAGCGTCGTCAGCATGGCCGACGTACTTGAGCATATGGCTTTTCCAAAGGCCGGGCTCCTCGCCGCGCGCGCGCTGCTGCGCCCAGGCGGCGCGCTGTTTCTCTCCATGCCGAACGCGGACAATATGGTCTGGCGCCTGCTCCACGCCAACAAGGTGAACCCCTACTGGGGCGAGATCGAGCACTACCACAACTTTACCCGCAAGCGCCTCTACGCGCTTTTGGAGGAGCATGGATTTCAGCCTGTGGAATATGGCGTCAGCGAGCGTTATCGGGTGTGCATGGAAGTCGTCGCGGTCAAGAGCGGCTGA
- the rimP gene encoding ribosome maturation factor RimP, translating into MLDEARFVLETGAAARIAHVAQPVLTDLGYRLVRVKLSAQDGMTVQIMAERPDGSMTVNDCETVSAALSPVLDVEDVVSQAYRLEISSPGIDRPLVRASDVRRAVGQEARIELRVGVEGRKRFRGVIAEVHGDGVEASVKLMRNDAKPGEDVEAILPLRDVAEAKLVLTEALIRESLRAAKAALAEDGPSETEDEDAEEDAGAPLPQRGPGRFAARNSAAKAKPLLPAGVRSKFKQAKSGKPQAGARPSPPRPMPK; encoded by the coding sequence TTGCTGGATGAGGCTCGCTTCGTCCTGGAAACCGGCGCCGCCGCGCGGATCGCCCATGTGGCGCAGCCCGTGCTCACTGACCTTGGCTATCGTCTCGTCCGGGTCAAGCTCTCGGCGCAGGACGGCATGACTGTGCAGATCATGGCGGAGCGGCCCGACGGATCAATGACCGTCAATGATTGCGAGACGGTCAGCGCGGCTCTATCGCCGGTTCTCGATGTCGAGGATGTTGTCAGTCAGGCCTATCGGCTTGAAATTTCATCTCCTGGGATCGATCGGCCCTTGGTGCGGGCCTCCGATGTGCGGCGTGCTGTGGGGCAGGAGGCGCGCATCGAACTGCGCGTTGGCGTCGAGGGCCGCAAGCGTTTCCGCGGCGTGATCGCCGAGGTCCATGGCGATGGGGTCGAAGCGTCGGTCAAGCTTATGCGCAATGACGCGAAGCCCGGCGAGGATGTTGAGGCGATATTGCCGCTGCGCGACGTCGCCGAAGCCAAGCTCGTGCTGACGGAGGCCCTGATCCGAGAATCCTTGCGCGCGGCGAAGGCGGCGCTGGCGGAAGACGGCCCATCCGAAACGGAGGATGAGGACGCGGAAGAGGACGCCGGAGCGCCGCTGCCGCAGCGCGGGCCAGGCCGCTTCGCCGCGCGTAACAGCGCCGCGAAAGCCAAGCCGCTTCTGCCGGCGGGCGTCAGATCCAAATTCAAACAAGCCAAATCGGGAAAACCGCAGGCGGGCGCGCGCCCTTCGCCTCCGCGCCCAATGCCGAAATAG
- the nusA gene encoding transcription termination factor NusA, whose protein sequence is MAVSANRLELLQIADAVAREKSIDRQIVLTSMEDAIQKAARSRYGQETEVRAEINPKTGEIRFSRLLLVVDQIENDAIHITLAEARKKNPAAQVGDWIAETLPPFDFGRIAAQSAKQVIVQKVREAERDRQYQEYKDRIGDIVNGVVKRVEYGNVIIDLGRGEATIRRDEMIPREMFRPGDRARAYVYDVRREQRGPQIFLSRTHPQFMAKLFQQEVPEIYDNIIQVKSVARDPGSRAKIAVISRDASIDPVGACVGMRGSRVQAVVNELQGEKIDIIPWSPDAATFIVNALQPAEVVKVVLDEDSARIEVVVPDDQLSLAIGRRGQNVRLASQLTGWDIDILTEAEESERRQKEFIERTNIFMKALDVDEVVGQLLASEGFRSVEELAFVEPAELATIEGFDEDTASEIQARAHDYLARIEAEQDARRIELGVSDELREVAGVTTAMLVKFGENDIKTVEDLAGCATDDLIGWTERKDGESVKHAGYLDGFELSREEAETMIMTARVHAGWIEAAPEPEPEPAAEQAPEEQEDGEITH, encoded by the coding sequence ATGGCCGTTAGCGCCAACAGGCTCGAACTTTTGCAGATCGCCGACGCCGTCGCGCGCGAAAAGTCGATCGACCGGCAGATCGTTCTGACCTCGATGGAGGATGCGATCCAGAAGGCGGCGCGTTCGCGTTATGGGCAGGAGACCGAGGTTCGCGCCGAAATCAATCCGAAGACCGGCGAAATTCGCTTTTCCCGGCTTCTGCTCGTCGTCGACCAGATCGAAAATGACGCGATCCACATTACCCTCGCGGAAGCGCGCAAGAAGAATCCGGCCGCGCAGGTCGGCGACTGGATCGCCGAGACGCTGCCGCCCTTCGATTTCGGCCGCATTGCCGCCCAGTCGGCGAAACAGGTCATCGTTCAGAAGGTGCGCGAGGCGGAGCGCGACCGGCAGTATCAGGAATATAAGGATCGCATCGGCGATATCGTCAACGGCGTCGTCAAGCGCGTCGAATATGGCAATGTGATCATTGATCTTGGCCGCGGCGAAGCCACCATCCGCCGCGACGAGATGATCCCGCGCGAGATGTTCCGCCCTGGCGATCGCGCGAGAGCCTATGTCTATGACGTGCGCCGCGAGCAGCGGGGACCGCAGATTTTCCTGTCGCGCACGCATCCGCAGTTCATGGCCAAGCTGTTTCAGCAGGAAGTGCCGGAAATCTACGACAATATTATTCAGGTGAAATCGGTTGCGCGCGATCCGGGTTCGCGCGCCAAGATCGCGGTGATTTCGCGCGACGCCTCGATTGATCCGGTCGGCGCCTGCGTCGGCATGCGCGGCTCGCGCGTGCAGGCCGTCGTCAATGAACTGCAGGGCGAAAAGATCGACATCATCCCGTGGTCGCCTGACGCCGCGACCTTCATCGTCAATGCGCTGCAGCCGGCCGAAGTCGTCAAGGTGGTGCTCGACGAGGATTCCGCGCGTATTGAAGTTGTCGTGCCCGATGACCAATTATCATTAGCGATCGGACGGCGCGGCCAGAATGTCAGGCTTGCCTCGCAGTTGACCGGATGGGATATCGATATTCTCACCGAAGCCGAGGAATCGGAGCGCCGGCAGAAGGAATTCATCGAGCGCACCAATATCTTCATGAAGGCGCTCGACGTCGATGAGGTTGTTGGGCAATTGCTCGCCTCCGAGGGGTTCCGCTCCGTCGAGGAACTGGCCTTTGTCGAACCCGCCGAGCTTGCGACAATCGAGGGATTTGACGAAGACACCGCCTCCGAAATTCAGGCGCGGGCGCATGATTACCTCGCAAGGATCGAAGCCGAGCAGGATGCGCGGCGTATCGAACTTGGGGTCTCCGACGAGCTGAGGGAGGTCGCCGGCGTCACCACGGCGATGCTGGTGAAGTTCGGCGAAAACGACATCAAGACCGTCGAAGACCTCGCCGGCTGCGCCACGGACGACCTCATTGGCTGGACCGAGCGCAAGGACGGCGAGAGCGTGAAGCACGCCGGCTATCTCGATGGTTTCGAACTCAGCCGGGAGGAGGCCGAGACGATGATCATGACGGCGCGCGTGCACGCCGGATGGATCGAGGCGGCGCCCGAGCCCGAGCCGGAGCCGGCGGCGGAGCAAGCGCCGGAAGAACAAGAAGACGGCGAGATCACGCACTGA